ATTGTTTTCcttaaagcaactgatatttttaagcgcacataactccgaaaagcaaGAGGTACGTGCCGGGGTTTGAGTTCAgcttccccgaaagtgaagtcgaagtcctacccactgagctatgaCGAGTAAATAATGGCTAAGCAATTTCTATTATCTCATAGAAATAAGACGAGAAACTAGTAAATATATGTGAGCCCCGCCCCACGCGGAGAATACTTTTTAGTAAAGGAATAGGTTCAagcgatttttttaaaatacatttcgaAACAAATTCGCTTGGAGTCGCGAGCAAAAGCTAGTTTTCTATTGGTAAGTAGGTATCAGTCTGATTAACATATGTTACAAATATAGAATCCTTTGGATGTAAAGGTTGCTCCTGAGGGCACTCCGATATCAGAGCATAGTTAAACGAATCTGTAAGGTGTTGCGTTGCATATAGAATTTAAAttcaacataataatattaatcttcTCTGAAGAGAGATTTGACgtatattaacatattttaatgtcaaaaatcaaaGTACTTTAGTAAAGCTATTCGTCGCTAGATGGCGCCACGTTACTATGGTTCTGTTCtaaatttataactttgaaaCATTCTAGTACAGTGCACAGTGGATGATAGAAGGAAGTGCACTCTAATTCAAATAGATGGCGTTACTATACAGAAAAATTTTGTGTAAGCTTTATtgtaactaataattttatatctgtTTTACAGGGCACTTTCGTAACTAAAAAGATTTTATCTCTTCAATTGATACAAAcccattattttagtttaagattaattatttggaaatgaaaGCTATAAGTTAAGGTAATTCGCTACTACTAACAAGGGACCTAACAAGCAATTTTGCCCAAGGGTGTTGCAATTTGTCAAGCCATTTACGATGGACACATTCAGCCCTATTGTTTGCATGATCGTAAAGAGTCCACACCCACGCCTGTAAAAACCACTATGCCAAGaccttttcttttctttacaaATCGACGAATGATTGTTAGTGATTGGGGGTCGAGATACAATTGGCGAGTGAAGCTCTAACGCCCACAAACAGGTGACCATTATCACGTCACTTTCGCAATTGAATCGTAACTATAAAAAGGTGGGCTAGTTCCCCGCGGTCATCGGAACGTGAACTACCCTCCATATATTTCCCTTGTTTGGTTGAGCTATAGCGTGGTATAGTCCTTTTATCTCATGAAGTTTAACCCTTGGTTTTAGTAGTGCAGTGTATAGACAAACGTTTGCATTTGTGTAAATATAATAAGCGTACCTATATCTCACGTGAAAATAATATACCACGAAAAACAACCTTATATACCGGTACATATCTAAGTAACAGATAGTTAGTAgtcaaaaataatcaaaataaaacctaaacttGTGCGTTCCTCATGGCATACGCACTTAGCAAAAAACGTGTCTAGGAACCTGAGTTCGCGAAAAAACTGCATCAAAATAGGTGCTAGTAGTTTTGAGGATAACGGTAACAGCAAGACACACACGCATACagacacgcacgcacacactcacaTAGCACGCGCACACGCACCCTAATACACATATACAAAaacacactcatacacacacatacacacacatgtGCACACAGTACACACGTATGTGTGTACTGTGTGCACATGATTGAAAAAAGGGTTACATACTGATTTGTACACATAACGTTGTAGACGTACTAAAGTTATAAAATCTTTaactaactaattaaaataacatcttGATCCAAATATAGAAgaaatacctaaatataaaaattatttgaacaTAAATCTacgtattaaatattaattttataatctacaaaaaaaaaggctatggtattttattgaatgaaataaatagtgAAAACATGTACGAAGACTGACATGAACTTGAAGAACTTTCTGCTATTAATAAAGGCATTTTTTAATCTCAGCTCATCAAAGAGAAGAAACATGTACAACCTGAAACGTAGAAGGGAGTCGGTTGCGTCAGTTTATAGAAGAACCACAAAATTCCTTGCGACCAACACAGTGAGTTTGTTGAAAAAGATGCCGAACACACGAAAGTACCATCTTTTAGCTAGAATAGCTGAAGGCAATCTGGGGAATGATCAACCTGGAGTCAATGGTGATGAAGTTGGCGACGATGATAACCACAGTGATTTGGGTGAACGAGATTTAGACTATTATTTAGGAGTAAAAGAGAAAGAAACATGCTGGAGGGATCTAGCTGGCAGGGAACAGATCAGAAAAGACTACCTTCTATACCATTGTGGAGTAACGGAAGAGGATTATGAAAAATTGTACAAGAAAGCCGAAAAACCGAAACCGTGTACAGCACATCCAAAGTTGAAACAAGTGCCTTTCAAAATTCATAAGAAgcataagaaaacaaatagtaTGAAGGAAGAAGTGGCTGAATCTTGGGTTGAGAAGAGGGGTATATTTAAACTGTTCGGTAATAGACGCGACAGTGAAACAACCTCTGACAGTTACAGTGAATGCGATTCTGAGGAAGCTAAACTATCTGATGCATCTAACGTTGAATGTGATGAAGATATTTGGAATTTGAACGATGGATTGAATGGATGTTACATCGATGCGTTAAACAAACTAATGGTACTTAACAAtgttaatgattttaaaaaacattaatttaattactaggCAGTCTGAAGATTACCAGAACTAATGATTAACGCtcattcacagaattaagaacatacagaaatcgtgtacacgactaatattattAGTGTTTCCGTAACAGCCGGTTaatcacttcattccatttagcagttggcagtaatcgttacctctaactttctaaacgtttaccataaaatgagaaaaaaaaaaataaaaaaatgtgactttgaagtgagacgtgcgtggGACATTATCACTGTTTTGGGACacaatgcaataatggctgtatgagggttctgtatgtttttaattctatgcgCTCATTATCCTCATCACCCATTACCGACCACCACAGGGtcgctcagaatgagaagggtttcagAGAGTCGCGCTTGCTAGATGCGGATTAACCTAATAATAAAccgacggccgatcggcgcagtttgcactgaccctgctttctgagtccaaggccgtgggttcgattcccacaattggaaaatgtttgtgtgatgagcatgaatgtttatatttatattctaagtatttatgtatattattcataaaaatattcatcagtcatcttagtacccataacacaagctatgcttactttggggctaggtggcgatgtgtgtattgtcgtagtatatttatttatttattttaataaaggctTTTTGAATCCAATATCGTGTGCGTATAGTGAGAGAGTTGAGATGTTCAGACCATATTTACGAATAAGACCATGACGATATGAGCAGACTCGGCACGAACGCGATCCCTGTCCGTATCTACGCGGGTGCGAGAACCAAATGTTTGGCTGACCCATCTTTATTACTTGGTTTTCACCAAATAATCGTACAGAAATGTACAAAATGGCGTTTTGGTAGACTCCAcgcgactttgagaacatta
The genomic region above belongs to Pararge aegeria chromosome 8, ilParAegt1.1, whole genome shotgun sequence and contains:
- the LOC120625684 gene encoding 40S ribosomal protein S29-like encodes the protein MGQPNIWFSHPRRYGQGSRSCRVCSYRHGLIRKYGLNISTLSLYAHDIGFKKPLLK